GATAGGTGATGAATTTCACGGCCAACAGAAAGAGACTCACCATAAACGAGATCGCTATGGCGCGCATCCGGATGCGCTGCAGATCGGTTGGCGCTGCCGTGGAGGGGCTGCGGGGGCGCTCTTCTTGCCGATCATGTGTCATGGGAGTCGATTCACCTTCGCAATTGGCGTTCATCGTTGGTCGACCGGGGATCGCGATGGTCGCGGTCGTTGGAGCGGGTGTTTCCCATCTTCCTATCTGTCAGGCGGTCGGCCGGTTCAAACGATCCAGGACCCGATAGAGCGCCTGGGTACCCAGGTTCTCTTCGCCCTGGGCCATGGCCGCCACGTAAAACTGGTTGACCAGGGCCAGTCCGGGCAGGCTCAGGTTCATGCGGCGGGCCTCGTCCAGGGCAATGCCCATGTCTTTCACAAAATGCTTGACGAAGAATCCAGGATCGAAGTTGCCGTCGGCAATGCGGCGGCCGATGTGATTGATGGCCCAGGAGCTGGCGGCGCCCTGGCCGATCACATCGATGATGGCATGCTGTGCCATGCCGGCCCGGTGGGCATAGAGCAGAGATTCCACGACCCCGATCATGGTGCCGGCGATGAGGATCTGGTTACACATCTTGGTGTGCTGGCCGGCACCGGGGCCCCCCATGTAGGCGATGTGCCGCCCCATGCAATTGAACAGCGGCACGACTCGATCGTAGGCCGCCCTATCTCCGCCGGCCATGATCGCCAGGGTCCCCTCCCTGGCGCCGATGTCGCCGCCCGATACGGGCGCATCCAGAGCCGCCACGCCCTTCTGCAGCGCACGCTCATGAATCCTGCAAGCCAATTCCGGACTGGAGGTGGACATGTCCACGATCACGGCACCTGTTTTGGCGCCGGCGAGCGCACCCTCGGCCGATAGGATCACCTCCTGCACGTCGCTCGGATAGCCGACAATGGAAAAGATCACCTCCGCAG
This Desulfatitalea tepidiphila DNA region includes the following protein-coding sequences:
- a CDS encoding NAD(P)-dependent oxidoreductase — translated: MRAVSIGWIGTGVMGNAMCGHLIEAGHTVYVYNRTRDKTGNLINRGARWCPSPKTVAGSAEVIFSIVGYPSDVQEVILSAEGALAGAKTGAVIVDMSTSSPELACRIHERALQKGVAALDAPVSGGDIGAREGTLAIMAGGDRAAYDRVVPLFNCMGRHIAYMGGPGAGQHTKMCNQILIAGTMIGVVESLLYAHRAGMAQHAIIDVIGQGAASSWAINHIGRRIADGNFDPGFFVKHFVKDMGIALDEARRMNLSLPGLALVNQFYVAAMAQGEENLGTQALYRVLDRLNRPTA